A stretch of the Planctomycetota bacterium genome encodes the following:
- a CDS encoding tyrosine-type recombinase/integrase, which translates to MASLFTRGKTYYVQVSTNGKVTRRSLRTTSKQIAKAKLLELERDRMAGELRLPTQTPIPELVGAYMRHVLTFKTAANAGKDASVLRNVFGVCCPELEQTRRGESNARAMAGKRRDRPVRPLTASCAEAVTTAQVEEHLSGLMRERAWSPKTYNQHRTILQRMYTWAIESERIRIAGDRNPVARIRRARERAPEIRHLTLAQIDEQLAALAHDSVLLPMVAVLIYVGLRRAELLWLQREDIDLAAGFIRVRAKTVGGASWQPKTASNRLVPIQPALVAILRAHPPRPCPGEWRFPSLRGARWDPDNFSQALARAQRAAGLPWHCLDFRHTYGSLLAQRGLSLHQISKLMGNSPEVCRRHYAHLATEDLVEVAQFVANVAGRS; encoded by the coding sequence ATGGCCAGCCTCTTCACGCGTGGGAAGACGTACTACGTGCAGGTCTCGACCAACGGCAAGGTGACACGGCGCAGCCTGCGCACGACCTCAAAGCAGATCGCCAAGGCAAAGCTGCTGGAGCTGGAGCGCGATCGCATGGCGGGCGAGCTGCGCCTGCCGACCCAGACGCCGATCCCCGAACTCGTCGGCGCGTACATGCGGCACGTCCTGACGTTCAAGACAGCTGCGAACGCGGGCAAGGACGCCTCGGTCCTCCGCAACGTGTTCGGCGTGTGCTGCCCCGAACTGGAGCAGACCCGGCGCGGCGAGAGCAACGCCCGCGCCATGGCGGGCAAGCGTCGCGATCGTCCGGTGCGGCCGCTCACGGCATCGTGCGCCGAGGCTGTCACCACCGCCCAGGTCGAGGAGCACCTGAGCGGGCTGATGCGCGAGCGGGCGTGGTCGCCCAAGACGTACAACCAGCACCGGACGATCCTGCAGCGGATGTACACGTGGGCCATCGAGAGCGAACGCATCCGCATCGCGGGCGATCGGAACCCTGTGGCGCGGATCCGGCGGGCCCGCGAGCGGGCCCCGGAGATCCGACACTTGACGCTCGCTCAGATCGATGAGCAGCTGGCCGCGCTCGCGCACGATTCTGTGCTGCTGCCGATGGTCGCCGTGCTGATCTACGTCGGGCTGCGACGAGCGGAGCTGCTGTGGCTCCAGCGGGAGGACATAGACCTTGCGGCGGGGTTCATCCGCGTTCGGGCGAAGACAGTGGGTGGTGCTTCGTGGCAGCCCAAGACCGCCAGCAACCGGCTCGTGCCGATCCAGCCGGCCCTTGTTGCGATCCTGCGAGCGCACCCGCCGCGGCCCTGCCCAGGCGAGTGGCGCTTCCCAAGTTTGAGGGGGGCTCGCTGGGACCCGGACAACTTCAGCCAGGCCCTCGCGCGAGCCCAGCGGGCCGCGGGCCTGCCGTGGCACTGCCTGGACTTCCGGCACACCTATGGCAGCCTGCTCGCCCAGCGGGGCCTATCGCTCCATCAGATCTCGAAGCTCATGGGCAACAGCCCCGAGGTCTGTCGGAGGCACTACGCCCATCTGGCAACCGAGGATTTGGTGGAGGTGGCGCAGTTCGTAGCCAACGTAGCCGGTCGCTCTTGA
- a CDS encoding metalloregulator ArsR/SmtB family transcription factor, protein MQRNRGPRPAPTANKRVSRVEMAWRCFMDAGMRVNQACDILTITPCRVIVKRGSSLFTNPKGSQMESCRPKLPLAARPLIGALEAERVGILFKSLAHPTRLRLLHALIRVDELSVGDLADESGMSVQAVSNQLQRLAEIGVVGKRRNGLQAIYCVIDPCVPVLLERAWCHVDEYVEAGFTSADQRDIR, encoded by the coding sequence ATGCAGAGAAACCGCGGGCCGAGGCCCGCTCCCACGGCCAACAAGAGGGTGAGCAGGGTCGAGATGGCTTGGCGGTGTTTCATGGATGCGGGGATGCGGGTCAATCAGGCCTGCGACATCTTGACTATTACACCATGTCGTGTAATAGTCAAGCGCGGTTCATCGCTTTTCACAAATCCGAAAGGGTCCCAAATGGAGTCTTGCCGCCCAAAACTGCCTCTGGCCGCGCGCCCGCTCATTGGGGCTCTCGAAGCCGAGCGGGTCGGCATCCTCTTTAAGAGCTTGGCCCATCCAACCCGACTCCGTCTGCTTCACGCCCTAATCCGGGTGGACGAACTCAGCGTGGGAGATCTCGCGGATGAAAGCGGGATGTCGGTTCAGGCGGTGTCGAACCAGTTGCAACGACTTGCTGAGATCGGCGTAGTTGGCAAGCGTCGCAATGGGCTTCAGGCAATCTACTGCGTGATCGATCCATGCGTTCCCGTGCTGCTGGAACGCGCTTGGTGCCATGTGGATGAGTACGTCGAAGCAGGTTTTACATCCGCCGATCAACGGGACATCCGATGA
- a CDS encoding type I restriction endonuclease subunit R has product MTTLERQLEDDLIAKLQGLKYLHRPEIRDRDALHRNFREHFQALNRVTLTDAEFDRLLTDTITADVFEAATRLREPQTLVRDDGTPLHYTLVNIKDWCKNIFEVVSQLRINTANSHHRYDVILLINGIPAVQIELKTLGISPRKAMQQIVDYKADPGNGYTNTLLCFMQLFVVSNRDRTYYFTNNNKNHFAFNADERFLPVYEFADERNTKIPHLDDFAEAFLAKCTLGRMISRYTVLVASERQLLMMRPYQIYAVEQIIDCIKDGASNGGGNGYIWHTTGSGKTLTSFKASTLLKSNDDLHKVLFVVDRKDLDKQTRDEFNRFQAGSVEHNTNTATLVRRLLSDNYADKVIVTTIQKLGLALDEQSKRNKKRSERGQETYSSQLAPLRDKRMAIIFDECHRSQFGRTHETIKDFFPRAQFFGFTGTPIFEENASQIRVEGDVATYKTTADIFQQQLHAYTITDAIEDRNVLKFHVDYFQPSAETNVQPTGELTKKAIVDEILKKHDAATNHRKFNAILATGSIDDAITYYELFKATQLGRTQTHPDFQPLKIAAVFSPPAEGNADVKQLQEDLPQEQADNKQEPDKKKAALTRIISDYNEQYGTNHSIAEFDLYYQDVQQRIKSQRFPDEDTKGPDGTPGGAKVDLVIVVDMLLTGFDSKYLNTLYVDKKLKHHGLIQAFSRTNRVLNDTKPHGQILDFRGQEDAVNDAIRMFSGLQTTGDNADKPREIWLVEPASEVIKEFRKAKADLDAFMESQGLPPTPSSVANLKGDDARAGFVERFKEVQRLATQLGQYTDLTEKQEATIEAVLPTDEARGFRGAYLETAKQLKRAAAGSDEPNRTVDNLDFELVLFASATIDYDYIMKLISDLSQAGTGRDAKPVRSKLTREELIGLIESDAKFLDEKDEIAAYVRSLEAGKGLSEQEVRDGYARFKARRQAEQLAGLAGVHGLPEGRLSAFVDEVLGRMIFDGEKLTDLLAPLDLGWKDRQRKEQELMRGLIPLLHQRAGGRRINGLEAWEQ; this is encoded by the coding sequence ATGACCACCCTCGAACGCCAACTCGAAGACGACCTCATCGCCAAGCTGCAGGGCTTGAAGTATCTGCATCGTCCCGAGATCCGCGACCGCGACGCGTTGCATCGCAACTTCCGCGAGCACTTCCAGGCGTTGAACCGGGTGACCCTCACCGACGCCGAGTTCGACCGCCTGCTGACCGACACCATCACCGCCGACGTCTTCGAGGCCGCTACCCGCCTGCGAGAGCCGCAGACGCTCGTGCGGGACGACGGCACGCCGCTGCACTACACGCTGGTCAACATCAAGGACTGGTGCAAGAACATTTTCGAGGTCGTCAGCCAGCTCCGCATCAACACCGCCAACAGCCACCATCGCTACGACGTCATCTTGCTCATCAACGGCATCCCCGCCGTCCAGATCGAGCTCAAGACGCTGGGCATCAGCCCGCGCAAGGCCATGCAGCAGATCGTCGACTACAAGGCCGATCCGGGCAACGGCTACACCAACACGCTCTTGTGCTTCATGCAGCTCTTCGTGGTCAGCAACCGCGACCGCACGTACTACTTCACGAACAACAACAAGAACCACTTCGCCTTCAACGCCGACGAGCGGTTCCTGCCCGTGTACGAGTTCGCCGACGAGCGCAACACCAAGATCCCGCACCTGGACGACTTCGCCGAGGCGTTCCTGGCCAAGTGCACGCTGGGCCGCATGATCAGCCGCTACACCGTGCTCGTCGCCAGTGAGCGGCAGCTGCTCATGATGCGGCCGTACCAGATCTATGCCGTCGAGCAGATCATCGACTGCATCAAGGACGGCGCCTCGAACGGCGGCGGCAACGGCTACATCTGGCACACCACCGGCAGCGGCAAGACGCTGACGAGCTTCAAGGCCTCGACGCTGCTCAAGTCCAACGACGACCTTCACAAGGTGCTCTTCGTGGTCGACCGCAAGGACCTGGACAAGCAGACCCGCGACGAGTTCAACCGCTTCCAGGCCGGCAGCGTGGAGCACAACACGAATACGGCGACGCTCGTCCGCCGCCTGCTGAGCGACAACTACGCCGACAAGGTCATCGTGACGACGATCCAGAAGCTCGGCCTCGCGCTCGACGAGCAGAGCAAGCGCAACAAGAAGCGCAGCGAGCGCGGGCAGGAGACCTATTCGAGCCAGCTCGCCCCGCTCCGCGACAAGCGGATGGCGATCATCTTCGACGAGTGCCATCGCTCGCAGTTTGGGCGCACGCACGAGACCATCAAGGACTTCTTCCCCCGTGCCCAGTTCTTCGGCTTCACGGGCACGCCCATCTTCGAGGAGAACGCCTCGCAGATCAGGGTCGAGGGCGACGTGGCGACGTACAAGACCACGGCCGACATCTTCCAGCAGCAGCTCCACGCCTACACGATCACCGACGCCATCGAGGACCGCAACGTCCTGAAGTTCCACGTCGATTACTTCCAGCCTTCGGCCGAGACGAACGTGCAGCCCACGGGCGAGCTGACCAAGAAGGCCATCGTCGACGAGATCCTCAAGAAGCACGACGCGGCGACAAATCACCGCAAGTTCAACGCCATCCTCGCGACGGGCAGCATCGACGACGCGATCACGTACTACGAGCTCTTCAAGGCCACGCAGCTCGGCCGCACACAGACCCACCCCGATTTCCAGCCCCTCAAGATCGCCGCCGTGTTCTCGCCGCCGGCCGAGGGCAACGCCGACGTCAAGCAGCTCCAGGAGGACCTGCCCCAGGAGCAGGCAGACAACAAGCAGGAGCCCGACAAGAAGAAGGCCGCGCTCACCCGCATCATCAGCGACTACAACGAGCAATACGGCACCAATCACAGCATCGCCGAATTCGACCTGTACTACCAGGACGTCCAGCAGCGCATCAAGAGCCAGCGGTTCCCCGACGAGGACACCAAGGGACCGGACGGCACGCCCGGCGGGGCCAAGGTCGATCTGGTCATCGTGGTCGACATGCTGCTGACCGGCTTCGACTCCAAGTACCTCAACACCTTGTACGTTGACAAGAAGCTCAAGCACCACGGGCTCATCCAGGCCTTCAGCCGCACCAACCGCGTGCTGAACGACACCAAGCCGCACGGCCAGATCCTCGACTTCCGCGGCCAGGAAGACGCAGTCAACGATGCCATCCGCATGTTCTCCGGTTTGCAGACGACCGGCGACAACGCCGACAAGCCGCGCGAGATCTGGCTGGTCGAGCCCGCGTCAGAAGTCATCAAGGAGTTCAGGAAGGCTAAGGCCGATCTTGACGCGTTCATGGAGAGCCAAGGCCTGCCGCCGACGCCCAGCAGCGTGGCGAACCTCAAGGGCGACGACGCCCGGGCCGGCTTCGTCGAGCGGTTCAAGGAGGTCCAGCGGCTGGCCACGCAGCTCGGCCAGTACACCGACCTGACCGAGAAGCAGGAAGCCACCATCGAGGCCGTGTTGCCTACTGACGAGGCCCGCGGCTTCCGCGGGGCCTACCTCGAGACCGCCAAGCAGCTCAAGCGGGCCGCCGCCGGCAGCGACGAGCCCAACCGCACCGTCGACAACCTGGACTTCGAGCTGGTGCTCTTCGCCTCGGCCACGATCGACTACGACTACATCATGAAGCTCATCAGCGACCTGTCGCAGGCGGGCACGGGCAGGGACGCCAAGCCCGTGCGCTCCAAGCTGACGCGCGAGGAGCTGATCGGGCTGATCGAGTCGGACGCCAAGTTCCTCGACGAGAAGGACGAGATCGCCGCCTACGTCCGCAGCCTGGAAGCGGGCAAGGGCCTGAGCGAGCAGGAGGTCAGGGATGGCTACGCGCGGTTCAAGGCCCGGCGGCAGGCCGAGCAACTCGCGGGGCTGGCGGGCGTCCACGGCCTGCCGGAGGGTCGCCTGAGCGCCTTCGTCGATGAGGTGCTGGGCCGGATGATCTTCGACGGCGAGAAGCTGACCGACCTGCTGGCCCCGCTGGACTTGGGCTGGAAGGACCGCCAGCGCAAGGAGCAGGAGCTGATGCGCGGGCTGATCCCGCTGCTGCACCAGCGTGCGGGTGGGCGGCGGATTAATGGGCTGGAGGCGTGGGAGCAGTGA